The following proteins are co-located in the Spinactinospora alkalitolerans genome:
- a CDS encoding HAD-IA family hydrolase, translating to MFAAEGLLFDLDGTLIDSTPVTEECWRAWAREFGVGEERLWAAHAHGRPSADIVAELLPEDLRKEGQERIERLEVERADGVVALPGAHALLESLPRERWAVVTSCTRALARARMAPLEVEPPLMVTADDISRGKPDPEPYELGARLLGAPAGACVALEDAPAGLASARAAGARTIALLTSHHATELQADAVVANLASVSVEPGAGGSLVLSALAEDAD from the coding sequence ATGTTTGCCGCTGAGGGACTGCTGTTCGACCTGGACGGGACGCTGATCGATTCCACGCCGGTGACCGAGGAGTGCTGGCGCGCCTGGGCCCGGGAGTTCGGCGTCGGCGAGGAGCGGCTGTGGGCGGCGCACGCCCACGGCCGGCCCTCGGCCGACATCGTCGCCGAACTGCTGCCCGAGGACCTGCGCAAGGAGGGCCAGGAGCGCATCGAGCGGCTGGAGGTGGAGCGCGCCGACGGGGTGGTGGCCCTGCCCGGGGCGCACGCGCTGCTGGAGTCGCTGCCGCGCGAGCGGTGGGCCGTGGTCACCTCCTGCACCCGCGCGCTGGCCCGGGCGCGGATGGCGCCGCTGGAGGTGGAACCGCCGCTGATGGTCACCGCCGACGACATCTCCCGCGGCAAACCCGACCCCGAGCCCTATGAGCTGGGGGCGCGGCTGCTGGGCGCGCCGGCCGGGGCGTGCGTGGCGCTGGAGGACGCCCCGGCGGGGCTGGCCTCGGCCCGGGCGGCCGGGGCCCGCACGATCGCGCTGCTGACCTCCCACCACGCCACCGAACTCCAGGCCGACGCGGTCGTGGCCAACCTGGCGAGCGTGTCGGTGGAACCGGGCGCAGGCGGATCCCTGGTGCTCAGCGCCCTGGCCGAGGACGCCGACTGA
- a CDS encoding response regulator: MLHVALVDDEALVRAGLRAIIDAETDLEVVAEAGDGAGVLDIARRTRPDVVLMDVRMPRLDGIQATRALVESLDDPPRIIVVTTFENDDYVYGALRAGAAGFLLKRSRPEDILAAVRLVAAGDSLLFPAAIRGLAATHAHPATPAARRVASLTEREAQTLRLMARGLSNAEIAAELFVGVQTVKTHVSNILAKLGVRDRTQAVVAAYDSGLVAPGAPAS; the protein is encoded by the coding sequence ATGCTGCATGTGGCACTGGTCGACGACGAGGCGCTGGTGCGGGCGGGCCTGCGCGCCATCATCGACGCCGAGACCGACCTGGAGGTGGTGGCCGAGGCCGGCGACGGCGCCGGCGTGCTCGACATCGCCCGGCGCACCCGCCCCGACGTGGTGCTGATGGACGTGCGCATGCCCCGCCTGGACGGCATCCAGGCCACCCGCGCGCTGGTGGAGTCCCTGGACGACCCGCCCCGCATCATCGTGGTCACCACATTCGAAAACGACGACTACGTCTACGGCGCGCTGCGCGCCGGCGCGGCGGGGTTCCTGCTCAAACGCAGCCGCCCCGAGGACATCCTGGCCGCGGTCAGGCTGGTGGCGGCCGGGGACTCGCTGCTGTTCCCCGCGGCGATCCGCGGCCTGGCCGCGACCCACGCCCACCCGGCCACGCCCGCCGCGCGCCGGGTGGCCTCGCTGACCGAGCGGGAGGCCCAGACGCTGCGGCTCATGGCCAGGGGGCTGTCCAACGCCGAGATCGCCGCCGAGCTGTTCGTCGGCGTGCAGACGGTCAAGACCCACGTCTCCAACATCCTGGCCAAGCTGGGCGTGCGCGACCGCACCCAGGCCGTCGTCGCCGCCTACGACTCCGGCCTGGTCGCCCCGGGCGCCCCCGCGTCCTAG
- a CDS encoding sensor histidine kinase, whose protein sequence is MRVLLPSLLAPLYRAATYTRWIYLIILGAVFLPYLIAGMVAVVLLVRGTTSTAPDAAALPLAVGVPTSLALIAATALVPTVRSLVGALTADLMGGPLRGRPVGRATTWGARARTAGWLLICLPLGFAVCLATMVVLPEAAVLIASPLAPGTVSAEFGVITVLGDRPLQPPLRPWAPLVGLAELAAFVYLLAGTGAALARLAPRLLGPSAAERLAAAQARADSLLERNRLARELHDAIGHALSVVALQAGAAARVLDTNPAFARQALEAIAEQARTATAELDHVLGLLREERTSTAPQRTLADLPALIEATRAAGARITSEIEGETASVPGVVSREIYRVCQEGLTNALRHAGRVPVTLRLAVAAQHLEVEITNPCATAPGRRQSGGRGLAGITERIGLLGGTVSAGHRDGSWRLAAAITWKGR, encoded by the coding sequence GTGCGGGTTCTGCTTCCATCGCTGCTGGCGCCGCTGTACCGGGCGGCCACCTACACGCGGTGGATCTATCTGATCATCCTGGGCGCGGTGTTCCTGCCCTACCTCATCGCCGGCATGGTGGCGGTGGTCCTGCTGGTGCGCGGTACGACCTCCACCGCCCCCGACGCCGCGGCCCTGCCGCTGGCCGTGGGCGTCCCGACCTCGCTGGCGCTGATCGCGGCCACCGCGCTGGTTCCCACCGTGCGCTCCCTCGTGGGCGCCCTGACCGCCGACCTGATGGGCGGCCCGCTGCGCGGCCGGCCGGTCGGGCGCGCCACCACCTGGGGGGCGCGCGCCCGCACCGCCGGCTGGCTGCTGATCTGCCTGCCGCTGGGGTTCGCGGTGTGCCTGGCGACCATGGTGGTGCTGCCCGAGGCCGCCGTCCTGATCGCCTCGCCGCTGGCTCCGGGCACGGTCTCGGCCGAGTTCGGCGTGATCACCGTCCTGGGCGACCGGCCGCTGCAGCCGCCGCTGCGCCCCTGGGCGCCGCTGGTCGGCCTGGCCGAGCTCGCCGCCTTCGTGTACCTGCTGGCCGGGACCGGCGCGGCGCTGGCCCGCCTGGCGCCGCGCCTGCTGGGGCCCTCGGCCGCCGAGCGGCTGGCCGCGGCCCAGGCCCGCGCCGACTCGCTGCTGGAGCGCAACCGGCTGGCCCGCGAGCTGCACGACGCCATCGGACACGCGCTGTCGGTGGTGGCGCTGCAGGCCGGAGCGGCCGCCCGCGTCCTCGACACCAACCCGGCCTTCGCCCGCCAGGCGCTGGAGGCCATCGCCGAGCAGGCCCGCACCGCCACAGCCGAACTCGACCACGTGCTGGGCCTGCTGCGCGAGGAGCGCACCTCCACGGCGCCGCAGCGCACCCTGGCCGACCTGCCCGCCCTGATCGAGGCGACCCGGGCCGCGGGCGCCCGCATCACCTCAGAGATCGAGGGCGAGACCGCGTCGGTGCCCGGCGTGGTCTCCCGCGAGATCTACCGCGTCTGCCAGGAGGGCCTGACCAACGCGCTGCGCCACGCCGGCCGGGTCCCCGTCACGCTGCGCCTGGCCGTGGCCGCGCAGCACCTGGAGGTCGAGATCACCAACCCCTGCGCCACCGCGCCTGGGCGCAGGCAGAGCGGGGGCCGGGGACTGGCCGGGATCACCGAGCGCATCGGACTGCTGGGCGGCACCGTCAGCGCCGGGCACCGCGACGGGTCGTGGCGGCTGGCCGCGGCCATCACCTGGAAGGGACGCTGA
- a CDS encoding amino acid permease → MTMIAVGGSVGAGLFIGSGTVINAAGPAAVLSYTLAGALVLLTLRALGEMVVARPASGSFSDYARMALGPRAGFCIGWLYWWMYAVLVAAESVAGAAILAQWVAAPGWLLSLGLLVAMTAANLVSVRVFGETESLFSMVKIATIVVFLILGVLFALGLLPASDGASAANLWSHGGFAPNGWTAVFAATVAVLFSFGGVEIVTIAAGESDEPAAAVARATTSVLWRIALFYIASIAVIVTVLPWNDTDVLASPFVTVMETVGVPAAPLVMQIVVFIAVLSVLNAALYTSSRMLHVLTRQGDAPASLAKVSRRGVPARAILLGTVVGYASVVANYLWPETVFPFLVASIGAILLVLFITIVTSQLVMGTRMRREEPRRLTLPMWGFPYLTWVALAGMAALLVAMAFLPEQRTPLAATLGSVAVALVAYELRVRLGARPVSDRPLDLGRGPTVPGR, encoded by the coding sequence ATGACCATGATCGCCGTCGGCGGCTCCGTGGGCGCCGGGCTGTTCATCGGCTCGGGCACGGTCATCAACGCCGCCGGCCCCGCCGCCGTCCTGTCCTACACCCTGGCCGGCGCGCTGGTGCTGCTGACGCTGCGCGCGCTGGGCGAGATGGTGGTCGCCCGGCCCGCCTCCGGCTCCTTCTCCGACTACGCCCGCATGGCGCTGGGGCCGCGCGCCGGCTTCTGCATCGGCTGGCTGTACTGGTGGATGTATGCGGTGCTGGTGGCCGCCGAGTCCGTGGCCGGCGCGGCGATCCTGGCCCAGTGGGTTGCGGCCCCGGGCTGGCTGCTGTCGCTGGGGCTGCTGGTGGCCATGACGGCGGCCAACCTGGTCTCGGTGCGGGTCTTCGGCGAGACCGAATCCCTGTTCTCCATGGTCAAGATCGCCACCATCGTGGTGTTTCTGATCCTGGGCGTGCTGTTCGCGCTCGGCCTGCTGCCCGCCTCCGACGGCGCGAGCGCGGCCAACCTGTGGTCCCATGGCGGGTTCGCGCCCAACGGCTGGACGGCGGTGTTCGCCGCGACGGTGGCGGTGCTGTTCTCCTTCGGCGGTGTGGAGATCGTGACCATCGCCGCCGGCGAGAGCGACGAGCCGGCCGCGGCCGTCGCGCGGGCCACCACCAGCGTGCTGTGGCGTATCGCGCTGTTCTACATCGCCTCCATCGCGGTGATCGTCACCGTCCTGCCGTGGAACGACACCGATGTGCTGGCCAGCCCGTTCGTCACGGTGATGGAGACGGTCGGCGTGCCCGCGGCGCCGCTGGTCATGCAGATCGTGGTGTTCATCGCGGTGCTCAGCGTCCTCAACGCCGCCCTCTACACCTCCTCGCGGATGCTGCACGTGCTCACCCGCCAGGGCGACGCCCCGGCCTCCCTGGCCAAGGTGAGCCGGCGCGGCGTGCCCGCCCGCGCCATCCTGCTGGGCACCGTCGTGGGCTATGCCTCGGTGGTCGCCAACTACCTGTGGCCCGAGACGGTCTTTCCGTTCCTGGTCGCCTCCATCGGCGCGATCCTGCTCGTCCTGTTCATCACGATCGTGACCTCGCAACTGGTGATGGGCACGCGGATGCGGCGGGAGGAGCCCCGGCGCCTCACCCTGCCGATGTGGGGGTTTCCCTACCTGACGTGGGTGGCGCTGGCCGGGATGGCGGCGCTGCTGGTGGCCATGGCCTTCCTGCCCGAGCAGCGCACGCCGCTGGCCGCGACGCTGGGCAGCGTCGCGGTGGCGCTCGTCGCCTACGAGCTACGCGTCCGGCTGGGCGCCCGCCCGGTCAGCGACCGGCCCCTGGACCTGGGCCGCGGCCCGACGGTCCCCGGGCGCTGA
- a CDS encoding EamA family transporter, translating into MAEARHRASGLGFAVASALAFGGSGPFARPLIDAGVDPLHVTWLRVAGAALILAPLAVRHRGVLRTHPWLLLAYGVFPMAGVQALYFAAISRIPVGVALLIEFLGPVLVLAWIRLVRRRPVSRAAAVGVVLAVAGLACLVEVWAGVRLDALGLALALGAAACQAGYFLLSDTAGEEVDPLAVISYGALVAAALITAVARPWRLEWRLLAGDVDIAGMSTSGLVSVVWLAVVSTAVAYVVGVAAIRRLSPVVAGAVAYLEVVTAIVLAWLMLGEALSAPQIAGAVIVVAGAFIAQTSVATGEAAAQDPPADGASAPGDRRAAAQVQGPVADRAGAQPDA; encoded by the coding sequence ATGGCTGAGGCCCGGCACCGCGCCTCCGGGCTGGGCTTCGCCGTCGCCTCGGCGCTGGCCTTCGGCGGGTCCGGCCCGTTCGCCCGCCCCCTCATCGACGCCGGCGTGGACCCCCTGCACGTGACCTGGCTGCGGGTGGCCGGCGCCGCGCTGATCCTGGCGCCGCTGGCCGTCAGGCACCGCGGCGTGCTGCGCACCCACCCGTGGCTGCTGCTGGCCTACGGGGTGTTTCCGATGGCGGGGGTGCAGGCGCTGTACTTCGCCGCGATCTCGCGGATCCCGGTCGGCGTGGCGCTGCTGATCGAGTTCCTGGGCCCGGTCCTGGTGCTGGCCTGGATCCGGCTGGTGCGCCGCCGCCCGGTGTCGCGCGCGGCCGCGGTCGGGGTGGTCCTGGCCGTGGCGGGGCTGGCGTGCCTGGTGGAGGTGTGGGCCGGGGTGCGCCTGGACGCGCTCGGGCTGGCGCTGGCGCTGGGCGCCGCGGCCTGCCAGGCCGGCTACTTCCTGCTCTCCGACACCGCGGGCGAGGAGGTCGACCCGCTCGCCGTCATCTCCTACGGCGCGCTGGTGGCCGCCGCGCTCATCACCGCCGTCGCCCGGCCCTGGAGGCTTGAGTGGCGCCTGCTGGCCGGCGACGTCGACATCGCCGGGATGAGCACCTCGGGCCTGGTGTCGGTGGTGTGGCTGGCGGTGGTCTCCACCGCTGTCGCCTACGTCGTCGGAGTGGCGGCGATCCGGCGGCTGTCGCCGGTGGTGGCCGGCGCGGTCGCCTACCTGGAGGTGGTGACCGCGATCGTGCTGGCGTGGCTGATGCTGGGGGAGGCGCTGAGCGCACCGCAGATCGCCGGCGCCGTCATCGTCGTGGCCGGGGCGTTCATCGCCCAGACCTCGGTGGCCACCGGTGAGGCCGCGGCCCAGGACCCGCCCGCCGACGGCGCCTCAGCGCCCGGGGACCGTCGGGCCGCGGCCCAGGTCCAGGGGCCGGTCGCTGACCGGGCGGGCGCCCAGCCGGACGCGTAG
- a CDS encoding VOC family protein, whose protein sequence is MRSQPMTAVADVEESSRWYRRVLAATSGHGGAEYEQVRVDGETVLQLHRLAAGHHHGAIAAPHRPAGNGVAIWFEAEDFGAAVRRIRGADAQITADVHLNPNAGHREIWLRDPDGYLAVIAEP, encoded by the coding sequence GTGCGGTCCCAGCCGATGACCGCGGTCGCCGACGTCGAGGAGTCCAGCCGCTGGTACCGGCGGGTGCTCGCGGCGACGAGCGGCCACGGCGGAGCGGAGTACGAACAGGTGCGCGTCGACGGCGAAACGGTCCTGCAGCTCCACCGGCTCGCGGCCGGCCACCACCATGGAGCGATCGCCGCCCCCCACCGGCCCGCGGGCAACGGGGTGGCGATCTGGTTCGAGGCCGAGGACTTCGGCGCCGCGGTGCGCCGGATCCGCGGCGCCGACGCCCAGATCACGGCCGACGTGCACCTCAACCCCAACGCCGGCCACCGCGAGATCTGGCTGCGCGACCCCGACGGCTACCTCGCCGTCATCGCCGAGCCCTAG
- a CDS encoding NUDIX domain-containing protein has protein sequence MADTELEFFESLPRTRGAAIAVLRDARGRVLLVKPTYKPGWGLPGGVIEMGESPLAACRRECAEELGFVPKLTGLVCVDWRPSSTAPDHRPCTVFVFSGVLAPGQFEAVRLPADELSDAVMAEPGDVADRLPAAAGRRVALCLESDRVLYLEDGYEVTWGR, from the coding sequence ATGGCCGATACCGAACTGGAGTTCTTCGAGAGCCTGCCGCGCACCCGGGGCGCGGCCATAGCGGTGCTGCGCGACGCCCGGGGCCGGGTCCTGCTGGTCAAGCCCACCTACAAGCCGGGGTGGGGGCTGCCGGGCGGCGTCATCGAGATGGGGGAGTCGCCGCTGGCGGCCTGCCGGCGCGAATGCGCCGAGGAGCTGGGGTTCGTGCCGAAGCTGACCGGGCTGGTCTGCGTGGACTGGCGGCCCTCCAGCACCGCGCCCGATCACCGCCCCTGCACCGTCTTCGTCTTCTCCGGCGTACTGGCCCCGGGGCAGTTCGAGGCGGTACGGCTGCCCGCCGATGAGCTCAGCGATGCGGTCATGGCCGAGCCCGGCGACGTCGCCGACCGCCTGCCCGCGGCCGCGGGCAGGCGCGTCGCGCTGTGCCTGGAGAGCGACCGCGTCCTGTACCTGGAGGACGGCTACGAGGTCACCTGGGGCCGGTGA
- a CDS encoding HD domain-containing protein has protein sequence MSPDGAVPLPEDAARLLSALGAPPRLRAHLSLVHGVAVRLVEWTARHHPQARIDAPAVLFGAATHDIGKTLHPAELSGPGSAHEEAGYALLREHGVASGLARFCRTHGSYGAPGRTLEDLLVSLADTVWKGRRAVELEQRVVELLARASGRAGWEVFLELDDLLGDIAAGADERLAHQARHPLTGPR, from the coding sequence GTGAGCCCCGACGGCGCTGTCCCGCTGCCCGAGGACGCCGCGCGGCTGTTGAGTGCCCTGGGCGCGCCGCCGCGGCTGCGCGCCCACCTGAGCCTCGTGCACGGCGTCGCGGTGCGCCTGGTGGAGTGGACGGCCCGCCACCACCCGCAGGCCCGGATCGACGCACCGGCGGTGCTGTTCGGCGCCGCGACCCACGACATCGGCAAGACGCTGCACCCGGCCGAGCTCAGCGGCCCCGGCTCGGCGCACGAGGAGGCCGGGTACGCGCTGCTGCGCGAGCACGGCGTCGCGTCCGGCCTGGCCCGGTTCTGCCGCACGCACGGCTCCTACGGCGCCCCCGGCCGCACCCTGGAGGACCTGCTGGTGAGCCTGGCCGACACGGTGTGGAAGGGCAGGCGGGCGGTGGAGCTGGAGCAGCGGGTGGTGGAGCTGCTCGCGCGGGCGAGCGGCCGCGCGGGCTGGGAGGTGTTCCTCGAACTGGACGACCTGCTCGGCGACATCGCCGCCGGAGCCGATGAGCGCCTGGCCCACCAGGCCCGCCACCCCCTCACCGGCCCCAGGTGA
- a CDS encoding ankyrin repeat domain-containing protein, with product MSNTEPSAESGHDPDVVALATKVFDFARHGDTESLTAYIDAGVPVNLTNDKGDSLVMLAAYHGHAGTVARLCERGADVDRLNDRGQSPLAGAVFKGEDEVVRILVDHGADPGAGQPSAAEAARMFAKTHYLELFSSGEAR from the coding sequence GTGAGCAATACAGAACCCTCCGCCGAATCCGGTCACGATCCCGACGTCGTCGCCCTGGCGACCAAGGTCTTCGATTTCGCCCGCCACGGCGACACCGAGTCCCTGACCGCCTACATCGACGCGGGCGTGCCGGTGAACCTGACCAACGACAAGGGCGACAGCCTCGTCATGCTGGCCGCCTACCACGGCCACGCCGGCACGGTCGCACGCCTGTGCGAGCGCGGCGCCGACGTCGACCGGCTCAACGACCGGGGCCAGTCCCCGCTGGCGGGTGCGGTGTTCAAGGGCGAGGACGAAGTGGTGCGCATCCTGGTCGACCACGGCGCCGACCCCGGGGCCGGACAGCCCTCGGCCGCCGAGGCCGCCCGTATGTTCGCCAAGACCCACTACCTGGAGCTGTTCTCCTCCGGCGAGGCCCGCTAG
- a CDS encoding tyrosine-type recombinase/integrase: protein MSTNGDSALPAEVRTRLERGTHSVLIDTRALEAVRRRFDEDQAAALGRYLAAAQSANTLRAYRSDWVGFTAWCLAEGRRSLPADPVDVAVYLAAAADTVREDDPGRWALSPATLERRAAAIAAVHGANGLASPTRADVVRMTLRGIRRHRRAQPRRKRPVLLHTLEALLAERPAPGHPSGAARRRDALLLLTGFAGALRRAELAALSFDDVAVDTDAGTGEPLLVVRLSVTKTDQEARHAQQVALPRGRRAAMCPVCAFADWAEVLEARRDGGGAAVRALLTGEGERPDARAHRCHAYAGTDLADGTARPLFPAVNRHGGIGERAVSGRAVADLVKRYAERAGLDPDAFGGHSLRSGFATQAALGGAGDREIMRQGRWTNARTVHGYIRTANPLEDNAVTRLGL from the coding sequence GTGAGCACCAACGGTGATTCGGCGCTGCCCGCAGAGGTCCGCACCCGCCTGGAGCGCGGCACGCACAGCGTGCTGATCGACACCCGGGCGCTGGAGGCGGTGCGCCGCCGCTTCGACGAGGACCAGGCCGCGGCGCTGGGCCGCTACCTCGCGGCCGCGCAGTCGGCGAACACGCTGCGCGCCTACCGGTCGGACTGGGTGGGGTTCACCGCGTGGTGCCTGGCCGAAGGGCGCCGGTCGCTGCCGGCCGACCCGGTGGACGTGGCGGTGTACCTGGCCGCCGCGGCCGACACGGTACGCGAGGACGACCCGGGCCGCTGGGCGCTGTCGCCGGCCACGCTGGAACGCAGGGCCGCGGCGATCGCCGCGGTGCACGGGGCCAACGGGCTCGCCTCGCCCACTCGCGCCGATGTGGTGCGTATGACGCTGCGCGGCATCCGGCGCCACCGCCGCGCCCAGCCCAGGCGCAAGCGCCCGGTGCTGCTGCACACCCTGGAGGCGCTGCTGGCCGAGCGCCCCGCGCCGGGCCATCCCAGCGGGGCGGCCCGGCGCCGCGACGCGCTGCTGCTGCTGACCGGGTTCGCCGGTGCGCTGCGGCGCGCCGAGCTGGCGGCGCTGAGCTTCGACGACGTCGCCGTGGACACCGATGCCGGGACCGGCGAGCCGCTGCTGGTGGTGCGGCTGTCCGTCACCAAGACCGACCAGGAGGCCCGCCACGCCCAGCAGGTGGCGCTGCCGCGCGGGCGCCGGGCGGCGATGTGCCCGGTGTGTGCGTTCGCCGACTGGGCCGAGGTGCTGGAGGCCCGCCGCGACGGGGGCGGCGCGGCCGTGCGGGCGCTGCTCACCGGTGAGGGCGAGCGGCCCGATGCCCGCGCGCACCGCTGCCACGCCTACGCCGGCACCGACCTGGCCGACGGCACCGCGCGCCCGCTGTTTCCCGCGGTCAACCGGCACGGCGGGATCGGTGAGCGCGCCGTCTCCGGCCGGGCAGTGGCCGACCTGGTCAAGCGCTACGCCGAGCGGGCCGGGCTGGACCCCGACGCCTTCGGCGGCCACTCGCTGCGCTCGGGCTTCGCCACCCAGGCCGCTCTGGGCGGCGCAGGCGACCGCGAGATCATGCGGCAGGGCCGCTGGACCAACGCACGCACGGTGCACGGCTACATCCGCACCGCCAACCCGTTGGAGGACAACGCGGTCACCAGACTGGGCCTGTGA